A single window of Narcine bancroftii isolate sNarBan1 chromosome 13, sNarBan1.hap1, whole genome shotgun sequence DNA harbors:
- the LOC138748636 gene encoding NACHT, LRR and PYD domains-containing protein 3-like isoform X1, whose protein sequence is MRVQGREEGEHKDLMTHHTNMSDAANKKEDHINETDTDPSCTITGLLASWDDFKLFQLTKFYRERLEPAMEGGVHGVSSMLTLEKLISGLDHAKVCELAEKGERAESSKLLLNLVMKKGSQARRVMWEAFVKIRNAVPKIDKILKEILDHGFVPYDYIKVTVDSSSLTGKLKDIQQKHQDTLKVQTEKLLVNTMLKHGTVRTFHLLDRYVDLTIISSVRDRMLVEHELLARGRDREEWREKSIQRELEKIRPDQLFHSSFSHRKSQNGSLAAVAGVAGIGKTTMVQKIVHDWATGKIYQNFQFVFFFKFRELNAINCTINLSNLIVIFYPYLRNILENLWENPEGLLFIFDGLDEFRDKIDFDNSQGDTESLLECTDPEFRCKMSTIVCSLIQHKLLPGCSVLVTTRPNFLHVLEMAEINVWAEILGFVGEERKEYFNRFFEDEALAEAVFKHVEENEIMYTMSCNPSCCWIIGEALGTFFSQKGKNHQQVPKSITQLYSYYIYNILKNHGRHVENPRDVLLKVGKMAFAGVSEKNVVFQAGDLIQFQLQPSQFLSGFLMELLEGEDSPRNMVYTFPHFTIQEFVAALAQFLTPDYGEILKLLNEAHGTADGRFDVFLRFVAGLSSPGSAGPLEEFLGPFPDRTVCQVVDWVREMVEREIENIGGDTGNRNLLNTLHYLFESQNTEVAQATVGPVETLSFSYLQLSPNDCTVLNHAISFCDTIKHLDLQSCALQCDGIQRLGPTLHKCQNLGLVKYQLGDAGVKPLTEALMKPDCKIQKMRLENNSLTASCAEDLVSAVTAIHSLTDLQLGYNKLGDAGVNKLLSDALKNPQCNIQSLGLSFNGLTASCAKDIASVLTIKNSLKSLNLSSNEMGDSGLKWLSVALRNPASKLQKLGLWAVGLTASCAKDLASILSETHSLTELDLGFNKLGDSGVEILSEALRKPNCKIEELGLDHNDLTASCTKVLGSALSQNSSLKGLGLCFNDLQDSGVKQVAAALSGPDCKIQSLRLKSVGLTDSSTDDLVAVLSNATSLKELDLRSNTFTDNSIIMLRRLITAQKTLEQIQLAENQFSSDGKTQLRALQGIRPKLNVII, encoded by the exons ATCCCAGCTGTACAATCACCGGGCTCTTGGCAAGTTGGGACGATTTTAAGTTGTTCCAGTTGACCAAGTTCTACCGTGAGCGGTTGGAGCCAGCGATGGAAGGAGGTGTTCATGGAGTCAGCTCAATGTTAACTTTGGAGAAGCTGATCAGTGGATTGGACCATgcg AAAGTTTGTGAACTTGccgagaagggagagagggcagagagttCCAAActcctcctgaacctggtgatgaagAAAGGCTCCCAGGCCCGGAGAGTGATGTGGGAAGCCTTTGTGAAAATCCGAAATGCGGTTCCTAAGATAGACAAAATCTTGAAAGAAATCCTGGATCATG GCTTTGTTCCGTATGATTACATAAAGGTCACAGTTGATTCGTCCTCACTGACTGGAAAACTTAAAG ATATTCAGCAGAAGCACCAGGACACTCTGAAAGTGCAAACCGAGAAGTTGCTAGTGAACACGATGCTGAAACATGGCACGGTCCGGACATTTCACCTGCTTGATCGCTATGTTGACCTAACGATTATTTCTTCAGTTCGAGATAGGATGCTGGTGGAACATGAACTCTTGGCAAGAGGCCGGGACCGCgaggaatggagagagaaaagcatCCAGCGGGAACTGGAAAAGATCCGACCAGATCAGTTGTTCCACAGCAGCTTTTCTCACAGAAAATCCCAAAATGGGAGTTTGGCAGCAGTGGCCGGAGTGGCGGGGATCGGAAAAACAACGATGGTGCAAAAGATTGTTCATGACTGGGCTACTGGCAAAATATACCAAAACTTCCAGTTCGTCTTCTTTTTCAAATTCCGGGAGTTAAACGCCATCAATTGTACAATCAACCTGTCGAACCTAATAGTCATTTTCTATCCTTACTTGAGGAATATACTGGAAAATTTGTGGGAGAACCCAGAGGGATTGCTGTTTATATTTGATGGTTTGGATGAGTTCAGGGACAAGATCGATTTCGATAACAGTCAGGGAGATACAGAATCTCTGCTCGAGTGCACCGATCCCGAATTCAGGTGTAAAATGTCCACCATTGTGTGCAGTTTAATCCAACACAAACTGCTCCCAGGGTGTTCAGTGCTGGTAACCACCCGTCCAAATTTTTTACATGTATTGGAAATGGCAGAAATCAATGTCTGGGCTGAAATCCTGGGATTTGTTGGTGAAGAACGGAAGGAATACTTCAACAGGTTCTTTGAAGATGAGGCGTTGGCCGAGGCTGTTTTCAAACATGTGGAGGAGAATGAGATCATGTACACCATGAGTTGCAATCCGTCCTGCTGCTGGATCATCGGAGAGGCCCTGGGGACCTTCTTCTCACAAAAGGGCAAGAACCATCAGCAAGTTCCCAAGTCCATCACCCAACTCTATTCCTACTATATTTACAATATCTTGAAAAATCACGGCCGGCATGTGGAGAACCCCCGTGATGTGTTGCTGAAGGTTGGTAAGATGGCTTTTGCAGGAGTGTCCGAGAAGAACGTGGTGTTTCAGGCTGGAGACTTGATCCAGTTTCAACTACAGCCTTCCCAGTTCTTGTCCGGGTTCCTCATGGAACTCTTGGAGGGAGAGGATTCTCCCCGGAACATGGTGTACACGTTCCCCCACTTCACCATCCAGGAGTTTGTGGCTGCACTCGCACAATTCCTGACTCCCGATTATGGAGAGATCCTGAAACTGCTCAACGAAGCTCATGGCACAGCGGACGGACGGTTTGATGTGTTCCTCCGCTTTGTGGCTGGCCTTTCCTCTCCGGGTTCAGCTGGGCCACTGGAAGAATTTCTGGGTCCGTTCCCCGATCGGACAGTCTGCCAAGTGGTTGACTGGGTGAGAGAGATGGtcgagagagagattgaaaacatcGGGGGTGACACCGGCAACAGAAATCTCCTGAACACATTACACTACCTATTTGAGTCCCAAAATACTGAGGTGGCGCAGGCCACAGTGGGACCTGTGGAAACACTTTCCTTCAGCTACTTGCAACTCAGCCCAAATGACTGTACAGTTTTGAATCATGCCATCAGCTTCTGCGACACAATAAAACATCTCGATCTTCAGAGCTGTGCTCTCCAATGTGATGGAATCCAACGTCTGGGACCCACACTGCACAAGTGCCAGAATTTGGG GCTGGTGAAATACCAACTTGGAGATGCGGGGGTGAAGCCTCTCACTGAAGCTCTGATGAAGCCAGACTGCAAAATACAGAAAATGCG CCTAGAAAATAACAGTCTCACGGCATCTTGTGCCGAGGACCTCGTCTCTGCCGTCACTGCGATCCATTCTCTGACAGACCTGCAGCTGGGTTATAACAAATTGGGAGATGCAGGAGTGAACAAACTTTTGTCTGATGCTCTCAAGAATCCGCAATGTAATATACAGAGCCTTGG CCTCAGTTTTAATGGCCTGACAGCTTCCTGTGCCAAGGATATCGCTTCTGTTCTCACTATAAAAAATTCACTGAAGAGTCTGAACCTGAGTTCTAATGAGATGGGTGATTCGGGACTGAAATGGTTGTCTGTAGCTCTGCGGAACCCAGCAAGTAAATTACAGAAACTGGG TTTATGGGCTGTGGGTCTCACAGCTTCTTGCGCTAAGGATCTTGCCTCCATTCTCAGTGAAACTCACTCGCTAACGGAGTTGGACCTGGGGTTCAATAAGCTGGGAGATTCCGGGGTGGAAATACTGTCTGAAGCTCTCAGGAAACCGAATTGCAAAATTGAGGAACTAGG GCTTGATCATAACGATCTGACGGCCTCTTGCACCAAGGTCCTCGGCTCTGCACTCAGTCAAAATTCCTCGTTGAAGGGGCTAGGATTATGTTTTAATGACCTGCAGGACTCAGGAGTGAAACAGGTCGCTGCGGCTCTGAGTGGCCCAGACTGCAAAATACAGAGCCTACG TCTCAAGTCTGTTGGCCTCACGGATTCCAGCACTGACGATCTTGTTGCTGTCCTCAGCAACGCCACGTCACTGAAGGAGCTGGATCTGCGTTCGAACACCTTTACGGACAATTCGATCATCATGCTCCGCCGACTGATCACGGCACAGAAAACCCTGGAGCAGATCCA